A part of Candidatus Saccharimonadales bacterium genomic DNA contains:
- a CDS encoding PadR family transcriptional regulator has product MKRSMNLLPQVSFSILLALSLRPRHGYEIMQQVTEDSLGKIKLGPGSLYTTIKQLTEDGLIEEVPGEEARRRYYRLTEKGRKRLNAEIEYFHNAVELARRRQVLDVGLGVI; this is encoded by the coding sequence ATGAAACGTTCGATGAATCTACTCCCTCAGGTCTCATTCAGCATTCTTCTGGCTCTCAGCCTAAGACCGCGTCACGGCTATGAGATCATGCAGCAGGTTACTGAAGACTCGCTTGGCAAGATAAAGCTTGGCCCCGGATCGCTCTACACTACCATAAAGCAGTTAACCGAAGATGGCCTTATTGAGGAAGTCCCTGGCGAAGAAGCGAGACGGCGCTACTATCGGCTGACTGAGAAAGGGCGAAAGAGGCTTAATGCCGAAATCGAGTACTTTCATAACGCAGTGGAGCTTGCTCGCCGCCGCCAGGTTCTCGATGTCGGGTTAGGAGTTATCTAG
- a CDS encoding HIT domain-containing protein yields MIYRGEHVTSFLSNPRLLGATVHALVIPNRHIIDPRHLTRVERWSLDVEIEILRAVMLGKLGLKGTDVWQKSRPDIAESAIKRDHVHWHVVGSQPGDQVYDTGIVWTPDRFATLSDEYAAQFLPTLQSCGHID; encoded by the coding sequence ATGATCTATCGAGGAGAGCATGTGACAAGTTTTCTATCAAACCCTCGTCTGCTCGGTGCGACCGTCCACGCTCTTGTCATCCCAAACAGGCATATCATTGATCCCCGCCACCTTACGCGTGTCGAACGTTGGAGCCTCGATGTTGAGATCGAAATACTGAGAGCAGTCATGCTTGGCAAGTTAGGGCTCAAAGGTACCGACGTTTGGCAGAAGTCGCGGCCAGACATAGCTGAGTCGGCTATCAAGAGAGATCATGTTCATTGGCATGTCGTTGGTAGCCAGCCTGGCGACCAGGTCTACGATACTGGCATCGTTTGGACCCCAGACAGATTCGCCACGCTCTCCGATGAGTACGCTGCTCAATTTTTGCCTACTCTACAGTCGTGTGGACATATAGATTGA